The following proteins are encoded in a genomic region of Oreochromis aureus strain Israel breed Guangdong linkage group 8, ZZ_aureus, whole genome shotgun sequence:
- the LOC116315427 gene encoding chromobox protein homolog 2-like → MEGVTVGQVFDAECILSKRPRKGKFEYLVKWRGWSSKHNSWEPEENILDPRLLAAFHKREQERELLFQKKGKRPRGRPRKIQPAPTVTKDDRSSSSSSSGLSSTASSSSSEDEEHTKKVKPAPRVHPVPQKRPQILLAKPDTPRKKKRGRKPLHPDLRALRQAKSRPPPPPPPPAPRHHQLPRDEPRPSVKKPLQPASFTYTGLSRSSRDEAGSASQTSSASFSQASKPGALGCIWTNRSLSTSSLSSSSASQNKATPTAQNKNSVSELKRSVPEMGRGDGFKVTPLKQGGASGSLGLHSSFGGGAAVQRPLLAQRRQDGSGGQSGVAPHKQLSTSLSKPSSSASPSSRDRASQALSLRALNLQSVGKLPPTSSLQGSNTSGMAVARANPRSSGSGMVVKGGAKDARAGGGATEQGRMKDKLTGGGTARGNGGGRQDGRKHALGSQNRNLNELSTGDSDETSTSESETEDALFPSNSRPSLGNNATDSDTETDWRPARSLLEHVFVTDVTANFITVTVKESPTSVGFFSSRNH, encoded by the exons ATGGAGGGGGTCACCGTCGGCCAGGTGTTTGACGCGGAGTGTATCCTCAGTAAGCGGCCCAGGAAG GGAAAGTTCGAGTACCTGGTGAAGTGGAGAGGATGGTCCTCCAA GCACAACAGCTGGGAGCCCGAGGAGAACATTCTGGACCCCCGGCTGCTGGCTGCCTTTCACAAGAG AGAACAGGAGCGCGAGCTTCTGTTTCAGAAGAAGGGAAAGAGGCCGAGAGGACGACCTCGAAAGATTCAG CCAGCACCCACCGTCACGAAGGACGACcgctcctcgtcctcctcttcctctggcCTGTCATCAACCGCCTCCTCGTCTTCCTCAGAGGATGAAGAGCACACAAAAAAGGTGAAGCCCGCCCCCCGCGTCCACCCCGTCCCTCAGAAGAGGCCTCAGATCCTGCTCGCCAAACCCGACACCCCCCGAAAGAAGAAGCGAGGGAGGAAGCCGCTGCACCCCGACCTGAGGGCTCTAAGGCAGGCAAAGAGCCGCCCTCCCCCGCCGCCGCCTCCACCCGCTCCACGCCACCACCAGCTGCCCAGAGACGAGCCGCGGCCCAGCGTGAAGAAGCCGCTGCAGCCGGCCAGCTTCACCTACACCGGCCTGAGCCGGAGCTCCAGAGATGAGGCCGGCTCCGCCTCCCAGACCTCCTCCGCCTCCTTCTCCCAGGCCTCCAAACCCGGCGCGCTCGGCTGCATTTGGACCAATCGCTCCCTCTCAACCTCCTCCCTGTCCTCCAGCTCCGCCTCCCAAAACAAAGCCACGCCCACCGCACAGAATAAGAACTCTGTGTCAGAGCTGAAGCGCTCTGTCCCGGAGATGGGCAGAGGAGACGGCTTTAAGGTGACGCCTCTGAAGCAGGGTGGAGCCTCTGGGTCGCTGGGACTGCACAGCAGCTTTGGGGGAGGCGCAGCGGtgcagcgccccctgctggctcaGAGGAGGCAGGATGGCAGCGGTGGTCAAAGCGGGGTGGCTCCACACAAGCAGCTGAGCACGAGTCTGTCCAAACCGTCATCGTCAGCATCGCCGTCGTCCCGAGACAGAGCCAGCCAGGCGCTGAGCCTCCGTGCCCTTAACCTGCAGAGCGTCGGCAAACTGCCGCCCACGAGCAGCCTTCAGGGAAGCAACACCAGCGGGATGGCTGTAGCAAGAGCAAACCCACGAAGTAGCGGCAGTGGGATGGTCGTAAAAGGAGGAGCGAAAGACGCTCGCGCTGGAGGCGGAGCTACAGAGCAGGGCAGGATGAAGGACAAACTGACGGGTGGTGGCACTGCTCGAGGGAATGGTGGAGGGCGGCAGGACGGCCGTAAACACGCGCTTGGCTCTCAGAACAGGAACCTGAACGAGCTCAGCACCGGCGACTCCGACGAGACTAGCACCAGCGAGTCGGAGACGGAAGACGCCCTGTTTCCTAGCAACAGCAGACCCAGCCTCGGCAACAACGCCACCGACTCTGACACGGAGACGGACTGGAGGCCGGCGCGGAGCCTCCTGGAACACGTCTTCGTCACAGACGTCACAGCCAACTTCATCACGGTGACGGTGAAGGAGTCGCCAACCAGCGTGGGCTTCTTCAGCTCCCGGAACCACTGA
- the nog3 gene encoding noggin-3, protein MEPSSLLAVFALVLSVGFGTEEGACQHCFLLRPVPGDGLPVEALQEDPDPALDPTERDLNVTELRGLLGARFDPRFMSASPPQEPPDSPGVPEPPRGRKLRRRLQQWLWARAACPVQHAWSDLGARFWPRYVKVGSCSNKRSCSVPEGMLCTPARAAHVTLLRWRCRRRNALHCAWIPVQYPLISECKCACPS, encoded by the coding sequence ATGGAGCCCTCTTCCCTCCTGGCCGTGTTTGCGCTCGTGCTCTCCGTAGGCTTCGGGACGGAGGAGGGCGCGTGCCAGCACTGCTTCCTGCTGCGGCCGGTCCCCGGGGACGGTCTGCCGGTGGAGGCTCTGCAGGAGGACCCGGACCCGGCGCTGGACCCCACGGAGCGGGACCTGAACGTCACGGAGCTGCGTGGGCTGCTGGGAGCCCGCTTCGACCCGCGCTTCATGTCCGCATCCCCGCCGCAGGAGCCCCCGGACTCCCCGGGGGTCCCAGAGCCGCCGCGCGGCCGGAAGCTGCGCCGCCGGCTGCAACAGTGGCTGTGGGCGCGTGCCGCGTGCCCGGTGCAGCACGCCTGGAGTGACTTGGGCGCGCGCTTCTGGCCGCGCTACGTGAAGGTGGGCAGCTGCTCCAACAAACGCTCGTGCTCGGTTCCCGAGGGCATGCTGTGCACGCCCGCCAGAGCCGCGCACGTGACCCTGCTGCGGTGGCGCTGCCGGCGCAGGAACGCGCTACACTGCGCGTGGATCCCGGTGCAGTACCCGCTCATATCTGAGTGCAAGTGCGCGTGCCCGAGCTGA